From Halobacillus sp. Marseille-Q1614, the proteins below share one genomic window:
- a CDS encoding FxsA family protein, with protein sequence MFRWLLLLILIMPAVEIGILIWAGNLVGPWWVILLIIATGVIGAWLAKQQGLETIRKIQEAASRGEAPGDALLDGACILVGGAFLLTPGFVSDTIGFVLLIPSTRRPLKGSVRKLIVKLTNKNTITIYRR encoded by the coding sequence ATGTTCCGCTGGTTATTGCTGTTGATTTTAATTATGCCAGCTGTAGAAATAGGTATTCTCATATGGGCCGGAAATCTCGTAGGCCCATGGTGGGTTATTTTATTAATAATCGCAACCGGCGTTATCGGTGCCTGGCTCGCTAAGCAGCAGGGACTGGAGACGATCCGAAAAATCCAGGAGGCCGCATCAAGAGGTGAGGCTCCGGGTGATGCTCTGCTGGATGGGGCATGCATTTTAGTAGGAGGGGCCTTTCTGCTGACCCCGGGTTTTGTATCGGATACGATAGGGTTCGTTTTATTAATCCCTTCTACGCGCAGGCCGCTTAAAGGAAGCGTGCGAAAGCTGATTGTAAAATTAACAAACAAAAATACGATCACTATTTATCGCAGGTAA
- the ytvI gene encoding sporulation integral membrane protein YtvI, with product MITMKHFQRFSLIIGLLFMTIALLVSVWKYLFPFVAALAVSWLLQPSIRWLHKYMKLPKPLAILLLLFSISSILLGLTTLLLTKAIHFIQNLTNEDFSSYILIVERIYIEFINWLDTVFNYINYWLGSLSLEWRETFYKSIEETKQNAMQAGMNQLQHLLELFTGGLSSLPGSFMAFGIFLMATFFLSKDWEKIKEHTVEKLPVQLSERSNQLSKSFKRTILQMIKAHIILMIITIVMVFTGLSVIDAPHPLLIALTAGILDLIPYIGTGVIFIPWIAYLFFTDQYSLTIPLSTLYILIIITRQVIEPKVLASHFGVHPLILLAGLFLGFQLWGGYALIVSPLIIAFFKVIYSSGLLNQVWSFITK from the coding sequence ATGATAACGATGAAACATTTCCAGCGTTTTAGTTTAATCATTGGGCTGCTTTTTATGACAATTGCCTTACTGGTCAGTGTATGGAAATACCTGTTTCCATTCGTTGCGGCTTTGGCAGTGTCCTGGCTTCTCCAGCCGTCTATCCGCTGGCTTCACAAATATATGAAGCTGCCTAAACCCTTAGCCATTCTATTACTGCTCTTTTCGATTAGTTCAATATTGCTGGGTCTTACCACCCTCCTTCTTACAAAAGCCATACATTTTATTCAGAATCTCACAAATGAAGATTTCTCTTCCTACATTTTAATTGTCGAACGAATTTACATTGAGTTTATTAATTGGCTGGATACAGTCTTCAACTATATTAATTATTGGCTCGGCTCCCTAAGTTTAGAATGGAGAGAGACCTTTTACAAATCTATTGAAGAGACAAAGCAAAATGCTATGCAGGCAGGCATGAATCAGCTTCAGCATCTGCTGGAGCTGTTTACTGGAGGATTGTCCAGCCTTCCCGGCTCTTTCATGGCTTTTGGTATTTTCCTGATGGCTACTTTTTTTCTCAGTAAAGACTGGGAGAAAATCAAGGAGCATACAGTCGAAAAGCTTCCCGTCCAACTAAGCGAAAGAAGCAATCAGTTATCTAAAAGCTTTAAGCGCACCATTCTGCAAATGATTAAAGCCCATATAATTCTTATGATAATTACGATCGTTATGGTGTTTACAGGGTTATCTGTGATCGATGCTCCTCACCCGTTACTGATAGCATTAACTGCAGGTATCCTCGATTTAATCCCTTATATCGGGACAGGCGTAATTTTTATTCCGTGGATCGCTTATTTATTTTTTACTGATCAATACTCACTGACGATTCCATTATCAACTTTGTATATTTTAATCATTATTACCCGGCAGGTAATTGAACCAAAAGTTCTGGCGTCTCACTTTGGAGTTCACCCTCTTATTTTGTTAGCTGGTTTGTTTTTAGGCTTTCAACTTTGGGGAGGCTATGCTTTAATTGTTTCGCCCCTTATCATTGCATTTTTCAAAGTGATCTATTCCTCAGGGCTGTTGAACCAAGTGTGGTCGTTTATAACGAAATAA
- the citZ gene encoding citrate synthase → MASTKGLEGITATESKISSIIDDKLTYVGYDIDDLANHSSFEEVVYLLWNQKLPTKQELDGFKEELNTNMELPKEVIDHLKSYDLSTVHPMAALRTAISMLGLFDSEADEMEEEANKRKALRLQAKIPSIVTAFSRIRKGEEPISPKSGLSFAANFLYMLNGKEPEDVEIEAINKALVLHADHELNASTFTARVCVATLSDVYSGITAAIGALKGPLHGGANEQVMAMLTEIGSVDNAIPAIEKKLENKEKIMGMGHRVYRNGDPRAKHLKEMSRELTELTGHSKYYEMSIKIEEYIKENKGLPANVDFYSASVYHSLGIDHDLFTPIFAVSRVSGWLAHILEQYADNRLIRPRAEYVGPKGQTYTPIEDR, encoded by the coding sequence ATGGCGTCAACTAAAGGTTTAGAAGGTATCACAGCGACAGAATCTAAAATTAGTTCGATCATTGATGATAAGCTTACATACGTGGGCTATGATATTGATGATTTAGCCAACCACTCTAGCTTTGAAGAAGTGGTTTACTTGCTTTGGAATCAAAAACTTCCAACGAAGCAGGAACTGGATGGTTTTAAAGAAGAACTAAACACAAACATGGAACTTCCAAAAGAGGTCATTGATCATCTTAAATCTTATGATCTTTCAACTGTACACCCAATGGCGGCTTTAAGAACGGCCATTTCAATGCTTGGACTATTTGACAGCGAAGCAGATGAAATGGAAGAAGAAGCCAACAAGCGTAAAGCACTGCGTTTACAGGCGAAAATCCCTTCCATAGTCACCGCTTTCTCCAGAATTAGGAAAGGTGAAGAACCTATATCTCCAAAAAGCGGGTTAAGCTTTGCCGCTAACTTCTTATATATGCTTAATGGCAAAGAGCCAGAAGATGTTGAGATCGAAGCTATCAATAAAGCTCTCGTATTACATGCAGATCACGAGCTTAATGCTTCTACATTCACAGCCCGTGTATGTGTAGCAACCTTATCCGATGTTTATTCCGGAATTACAGCAGCCATCGGCGCACTTAAAGGACCGCTTCACGGTGGTGCGAACGAACAAGTAATGGCTATGCTTACTGAAATTGGATCTGTGGATAATGCTATTCCGGCAATTGAGAAGAAGCTCGAAAACAAAGAGAAGATCATGGGAATGGGACACCGTGTATACAGAAACGGCGATCCACGTGCGAAGCACCTTAAAGAAATGTCCCGCGAGCTGACTGAACTGACAGGTCACTCTAAATACTATGAAATGTCTATCAAAATTGAAGAGTATATTAAAGAGAATAAAGGCCTTCCGGCAAATGTAGATTTCTATTCTGCATCTGTTTATCACAGCCTTGGCATTGATCATGATTTATTTACACCAATCTTTGCAGTAAGCCGCGTATCTGGGTGGCTTGCTCATATTCTCGAGCAGTATGCGGATAACCGTTTAATTCGTCCTCGTGCGGAGTATGTTGGACCAAAAGGACAGACTTACACGCCGATTGAAGATCGCTAA
- the pfkA gene encoding 6-phosphofructokinase, producing MKKIGVLTSGGDAPGMNAAIRAVVRKAIYHNLEVYGIKHGYQGLMEGSIEKLELGSVGDIIQRGGTMLYSARSEEFKTEEGQLRGIEQLKKHGIEGLIVIGGDGTFRGAKKLTEQGYPCIGVPGTIDNDIPGTDFTIGFDTALNTVIDAIDKIRDTATSHERTYVIEVMGRDAGDLALWSGLADGAESIIIPEMDDEFDEVIERLKRGHDRGKKHSIIIVAEGVTSGHEFSRRVEEATDLETRVTVLGHTQRGGSPTASDRVLASRLGAYAVDLIMDGKAGIMVGIENNKMVNHDILEVLSREHKVDLEMYQLSKELSI from the coding sequence ATGAAAAAGATTGGAGTTTTAACTAGTGGAGGAGATGCTCCAGGTATGAACGCAGCCATTCGTGCTGTGGTTCGTAAAGCCATTTATCATAATTTAGAGGTTTACGGCATTAAGCACGGCTACCAGGGGCTGATGGAAGGTTCCATTGAGAAATTAGAACTGGGTTCTGTCGGTGACATCATTCAGCGCGGCGGAACGATGCTTTATTCTGCTCGTTCAGAAGAATTTAAGACGGAGGAAGGACAGCTTAGAGGAATTGAACAGCTGAAGAAGCATGGAATTGAAGGCCTGATTGTAATTGGAGGCGACGGAACCTTCAGGGGTGCCAAGAAATTAACAGAACAGGGGTATCCTTGTATTGGTGTGCCTGGTACGATTGATAATGATATTCCCGGAACTGATTTCACGATTGGGTTTGATACGGCTTTAAATACGGTCATCGATGCGATTGATAAAATCCGCGATACTGCAACCTCTCATGAAAGAACATATGTAATTGAAGTTATGGGACGAGATGCCGGCGACCTTGCACTTTGGTCAGGTTTAGCGGATGGAGCAGAAAGCATTATCATCCCGGAAATGGACGATGAATTTGATGAAGTAATCGAACGCTTAAAGCGTGGCCATGACCGCGGGAAGAAGCACAGCATTATTATCGTTGCTGAAGGAGTAACAAGCGGTCATGAATTCAGCCGAAGAGTTGAAGAAGCGACGGATCTTGAAACACGAGTTACCGTGTTAGGGCATACCCAGCGCGGTGGATCACCGACGGCAAGTGACCGTGTACTGGCAAGTCGTCTAGGTGCTTATGCTGTGGATTTAATCATGGATGGAAAAGCCGGAATTATGGTTGGGATAGAGAACAATAAAATGGTTAACCATGATATCTTAGAAGTATTAAGTCGCGAGCACAAAGTTGATTTGGAAATGTATCAGCTTTCTAAAGAATTATCAATATAA
- the pyk gene encoding pyruvate kinase, producing MRKTKIVSTIGPASESTEMLTKLINAGMNVARLNFSHGDFEEHGARIKNIREAASATGKTVAILLDTKGPEIRTGQLKDGEAYLEKGKTVYVTMDEIEGDAERFSVTYPGLINDVHPGSKILLDDGLVELEVEEIVKDRNELKTTILNNGVLKNKKGVNVPNVSVNLPGITEKDARDIEFGIEQDVDFIAASFVRRASDVLEIKELLEKHNAGHIQIIPKIENQEGVDNIDEILEISDGLMVARGDLGVEIPPEDVPLVQKALIKKCNRAGKPVITATQMLDSMQRNPRPTRAEASDVANAIFDGTDAIMLSGETAAGDYPEEAVQTMSNIATKTETGLNYQAILSERSKHSDMTITDAISQSVTHTAINLQVNAVITPTESGHTARMISKYRPQAPIVAITANERVNRLLSLVWGVYAVMGPKSHSTDDMLDVAVDKGLASGVVTRGDRVIITGGVPVGESGNTNLMKVHVIGDVLLKGQGVGRKTAYGRAVVAKDAEDALHRIEDGSILVTYGTDRDMMPAIEKAGGIITQEGGLTSHAAVVGLSLGIPVIVGVEDALKSIKDGMDITMDSTRGDIYEGHASVL from the coding sequence ATTAGAAAAACAAAAATCGTAAGTACGATAGGCCCGGCATCTGAGTCGACTGAAATGCTGACAAAGCTTATTAATGCAGGTATGAACGTGGCCCGGCTTAATTTCTCGCATGGAGATTTTGAAGAGCACGGAGCACGTATTAAAAATATCCGTGAAGCAGCTTCTGCCACAGGCAAAACAGTGGCCATTCTGCTGGATACGAAAGGTCCTGAAATCAGAACAGGCCAGTTAAAAGATGGAGAAGCTTATTTGGAAAAAGGAAAAACTGTTTACGTTACGATGGATGAAATTGAAGGAGATGCGGAGCGCTTCTCTGTCACTTATCCCGGATTAATCAACGACGTACATCCTGGTTCCAAAATTCTTCTGGATGACGGACTTGTTGAGCTTGAGGTTGAAGAAATCGTGAAGGACCGCAATGAACTTAAAACAACTATTTTAAACAATGGCGTCCTTAAAAATAAAAAAGGTGTCAATGTGCCAAACGTTAGTGTGAACCTTCCGGGGATCACGGAAAAGGATGCGCGGGATATTGAGTTTGGAATCGAGCAGGATGTTGACTTCATTGCTGCTTCATTTGTACGACGTGCTTCTGATGTACTTGAAATCAAAGAGCTTCTGGAAAAACACAATGCAGGACACATTCAAATCATTCCTAAGATTGAAAACCAGGAAGGTGTCGACAATATCGATGAAATCCTGGAAATCAGTGATGGACTTATGGTGGCCCGCGGTGATTTAGGTGTTGAAATTCCTCCAGAGGATGTGCCGTTAGTTCAAAAAGCATTGATCAAGAAGTGTAACCGTGCCGGCAAGCCAGTTATTACCGCTACACAAATGCTGGATTCCATGCAGCGCAATCCGAGACCTACTCGTGCGGAAGCTTCTGACGTAGCGAATGCTATCTTTGATGGTACAGATGCTATTATGCTTTCTGGGGAAACTGCTGCCGGGGATTATCCGGAAGAAGCTGTGCAGACGATGAGCAATATCGCAACGAAAACAGAGACAGGCTTAAATTATCAGGCGATTTTAAGCGAACGTTCCAAGCATAGTGATATGACGATTACGGATGCAATCAGCCAGTCTGTAACTCATACCGCTATTAACCTGCAGGTGAATGCTGTAATTACACCAACAGAAAGCGGCCATACAGCCCGTATGATTTCCAAATATCGTCCGCAGGCACCAATTGTCGCGATTACGGCGAATGAACGTGTAAATCGCCTATTATCTCTCGTATGGGGAGTTTACGCGGTGATGGGACCAAAATCCCATTCCACAGACGACATGCTTGATGTAGCTGTAGACAAAGGTCTTGCCTCAGGTGTAGTGACTCGCGGCGACCGTGTAATTATCACGGGCGGAGTGCCTGTCGGTGAAAGTGGAAACACAAACCTTATGAAGGTACACGTTATTGGAGACGTACTTTTAAAAGGACAAGGAGTAGGACGCAAGACAGCTTACGGCCGCGCTGTAGTGGCTAAAGATGCTGAGGATGCTCTTCACCGTATAGAAGACGGCAGTATCCTTGTCACTTATGGTACAGACCGTGATATGATGCCGGCTATTGAGAAAGCAGGAGGCATTATTACTCAGGAGGGCGGATTAACTTCGCACGCGGCTGTAGTAGGGCTCAGCCTCGGGATTCCTGTTATCGTTGGCGTAGAAGATGCACTTAAATCCATTAAAGATGGTATGGATATTACGATGGACAGTACACGTGGAGATATTTACGAAGGACATGCGAGCGTTCTGTAG